A genome region from Lactobacillus sp. ESL0791 includes the following:
- a CDS encoding guanylate kinase, with amino-acid sequence MLKIILIAGPSGAGKTTISEYLTKTYAIPRVITHTTRPMRTGETQNKSYYFESNKSFAQLHFFEHVTYGQYQYGSSREALRKAWQKSAVVSLIVDIKGAEAYLQKLGSHVYFLYVTVSHKEELEKRLLSRGDDPKKIKERLTGSELNVLPEQLKNRAHILLNNNWKETKSQLSQLVAALQSK; translated from the coding sequence TTGTTAAAAATTATTTTGATTGCTGGGCCCAGTGGTGCCGGTAAAACGACAATTTCGGAATACCTCACAAAAACCTATGCAATTCCGCGGGTCATCACACATACAACCAGGCCAATGCGGACAGGCGAAACACAAAATAAATCATATTATTTCGAAAGTAATAAAAGTTTTGCCCAGTTACATTTTTTTGAGCATGTTACCTACGGGCAATACCAATACGGCTCAAGCAGGGAGGCCCTGAGAAAAGCATGGCAAAAATCCGCTGTGGTTTCACTGATCGTCGATATCAAGGGAGCGGAGGCTTACTTGCAAAAATTGGGCAGTCATGTTTATTTCTTGTACGTCACAGTTTCACATAAAGAAGAATTGGAAAAAAGATTGCTTAGCCGCGGTGACGATCCTAAAAAAATTAAAGAACGTCTAACCGGTTCAGAATTAAATGTACTGCCTGAACAGTTAAAAAACAGAGCACATATTTTATTAAATAACAATTGGAAGGAGACCAAAAGTCAATTAAGCCAACTGGTAGCAGCACTTCAGTCTAAATAA
- a CDS encoding C40 family peptidase yields the protein MKHKHEVIKLITFLFLTSISVTGLTAATSAQKVDAAVDATEVSKTEKREAVVKLAKKQVGKHYVYGATGPNAFDCSGLVQYVYKKACNKKLPRTTYTQVKAGKKVSLKKLKKGDLLFWGSASAPKHVGIYAGNHKFIHAATPAQGVRKQKLSQYFYPSAAERVL from the coding sequence TTGAAACATAAACATGAAGTGATCAAGTTAATTACTTTCTTATTTTTAACCAGTATTTCTGTTACCGGCCTGACTGCGGCGACGTCCGCACAGAAAGTCGATGCAGCTGTTGATGCAACTGAGGTTTCGAAAACAGAAAAGCGCGAAGCTGTTGTCAAACTTGCTAAAAAGCAGGTTGGTAAACACTATGTTTATGGCGCTACTGGTCCCAATGCGTTTGATTGTTCAGGATTAGTCCAGTATGTTTATAAAAAAGCGTGCAACAAAAAGCTGCCGCGGACGACTTATACCCAAGTTAAAGCTGGTAAAAAGGTTTCACTTAAGAAATTGAAAAAGGGCGACCTTCTGTTTTGGGGGTCAGCTTCTGCTCCTAAACATGTGGGAATTTATGCTGGGAATCATAAGTTTATCCATGCAGCTACGCCGGCACAGGGTGTACGTAAGCAAAAGCTAAGTCAATACTTTTATCCCTCGGCTGCTGAACGTGTTCTTTAA